A single window of Plasmodium reichenowi strain SY57 chromosome 14, whole genome shotgun sequence DNA harbors:
- a CDS encoding acyl-CoA synthetase — MRIVYIVCSIFINLFYLSPCFTQISFVDNIYAEICEDPVNKDESSVYCIKDHKNKASLYVYKHIIKILLSKYGLNYNRIGIVEHSHGKPINYITYSDFFKKVLSFSHTLCTYEGKGIESQSYKEIQNGGKFKLLGLYGSNSINWLVSDLGSMISGVTTLVLHSKFSIDVIVGILNETKLEWICVDLDLVEGILERKKDLLYLKNVVILDTLSKTKKININLEEDNEKNNCNNKRNNNNNNKEFFNKKEDNELVSLSYDNEKIEKINALKKRFHHDRINIILFDDMIKKKGITKMHIKNEDPDFITSIVYTSGTSGKPKGVMLSNKNFFNTVVPLCDNSILVKYSPKSHLSYLPISHVYERILVYLSFMKGIRIDIWSKDINYLSEDMYNTKGNIIAGVPKIFSRMYTRIMNEIDNLPYLKRCMVKGILSLGKSPSYDITSSNFLDKIAGVSCRIKEKINPNLEVIINGGGKLSAQIARELSILLNVNTYQVYGLTETNGAIFVQNQNDFDTDSVGGPISPTTKYKVKTWEIYKATDTLPKGELLVKSDSVFCGYFLEKELTQNAFTDDGYFKTGDIVQINKNGSLKFLDRSKGLIKLSHGEYIETDKLNNLYSQISFINYCVAYGDDSMDGPLAIISLDKSLFFKSLKNNNMLENTGINEENYLNALTDDTMNETVFLDYVKGKMMDVYKETNMNRYNVINHIYLTSKVWDTYNYLTPTLKVKRFRVFKDYSFFIDEVKKIYENKLKKSSICNKGILINGSKNVELKKRLNDKDETSEKKVEDNMKNIKYQNEVIEYPNKCTRLNVHNVNELERNK, encoded by the coding sequence ATGCGTATTGTATACATTGTGTGtagtatatttattaatttattttatttgtcACCATGCTTTACTCAAATTAGTTTTgtagataatatatacgCAGAAATATGTGAGGATCCAGTAAATAAAGATGAATCAAGTGTATATTGTATAAAAGATCATAAGAATAAAGCTtctttatatgtttataaacatattataaagatATTGTTATCTAAATATGGgttaaattataatagaATTGGAATAGTAGAACATTCTCATGGTAAACcaataaattatattacatattcagatttttttaaaaaggtATTATCGTTTAGTCACACATTATGTACTTATGAAGGGAAAGGTATTGAAAGTCAATCATATAAGGAAATACAAAATGGTGGTAAGTTTAAGTTATTAGGTTTGTATGGGAGTAATTCTATTAATTGGCTAGTTTCTGATTTGGGATCTATGATTAGTGGCGTTACCACATTAGTATTGCATTCGAAATTTAGTATAGATGTAATTGTAggtatattaaatgaaacAAAATTAGAATGGATATGTGTAGATTTAGATTTGGTTGAAGGAATACTGGAGCGTAAGAAAGATTTActttatttgaaaaatgTTGTAATATTAGATACATTAAGTAAaactaaaaaaataaatataaatttggaagaagataatgaaaaaaataattgtaataataagagaaataataataataataataaagaattctttaataaaaaggaagaTAATGAATTGGTTTCTTTGTCAtatgataatgaaaaaatagaaaaaattaatgcCTTAAAAAAGAGATTCCATCATGATCggataaatattatattatttgatgatatgataaaaaaaaaaggaataacGAAAATgcatattaaaaatgaagatcCAGATTTCATTACGTCAATTGTTTACACATCTGGAACGTCTGGAAAACCAAAAGGGGTTATGttaagtaataaaaattttttcaataCAGTAGTACCACTTTGTGATAATAGTATACTAGTAAAATATTCTCCCAAATCGCATTTATCCTATTTACCTATTTCTCATGTATATGAAAGAATTCTTGTTTACCTTTCTTTTATGAAAGGCATTAGAATAGATATATGGAGTAAggatataaattatttatctGAGGACATGTACAACACAAAAGGAAATATAATAGCAGGGGTACcgaaaatattttcaagAATGTATACAAGAATTATGAATGAAATAGATAATTTACCATATCTGAAAAGATGTATGGTGAAAGGTATTTTATCATTAGGTAAATCACCTAGTTATGATATAACTTCTAGTAATTTTCTTGATAAAATTGCTGGTGTTTCTTGTAGAATTAAAGAGAAAATAAATCCTAATTTGGaagttataataaatgGGGGTGGGAAGTTATCAGCTCAAATTGCACGTGAGTTaagtatattattaaatgttAATACTTATCAAGTTTATGGTTTAACAGAAACTAATGGAGCTATATTTGTACAAAACCAGAACGATTTTGACACTGATAGTGTGGGAGGACCTATATCTCCTacaacaaaatataaagtGAAAACATGGGAAATTTATAAAGCTACTGATACATTACCTAAAGGAGAATTACTGGTTAAAAGTGATTCAGTATTTTGTGGATACTTTTTAGAAAAGGAACTAACACAGAATGCTTTTACTGATGATGGTTATTTTAAAACAGGAGATATTGtacaaattaataaaaatggcTCGTTAAAATTTTTGGATAGATCCAAGGgattaataaaattatcaCATGGGGAATACATAGAAACAGATAAGttgaataatttatattcccaaatttcatttataaattattgtGTTGCTTATGGAGATGATTCTATGGATGGACCACTGGCCATTATTTCGTTGGATAAaagtttattttttaaatctttaaaaaataataatatgcTAGAAAACACTGgaataaatgaagaaaattatttaaatgcATTAACTGATGATACCATGAATGAAACAGTTTTTCTTGATTATGTTAAAGGGAAAATGATGGACGTTTACAAAGAAACAAATATGAACAGATACAATGTtattaatcatatatatttaactTCAAAAGTTTGggatacatataattatcttACACCAACATTGAAGGTGAAAAGATTCCGTGTCTTTAAAgattattcttttttcataGATGAAgtgaagaaaatatatgagAACAAGCTCAAAAAAAGTAGTATATGTAATAAAggaatattaataaatggAAGCAAAAATGTAGAATTGAAGAAACGACTAAATGATAAGGATGAAACATCAGAGAAAAAAGTAGAagataatatgaaaaatataaaatatcaaAATGAAGTAATAGAATATCCTAATAAATGCACGCGGTTAAACGTTCATAATGTAAATGAATTAGAACGgaataaatga